In Osmerus eperlanus chromosome 17, fOsmEpe2.1, whole genome shotgun sequence, a single genomic region encodes these proteins:
- the glipr1a gene encoding LOW QUALITY PROTEIN: GLIPR1-like protein 1 (The sequence of the model RefSeq protein was modified relative to this genomic sequence to represent the inferred CDS: inserted 2 bases in 1 codon) has product MWQIVVPRLLCTGLVLGXCLVSGQDSPSLPDIEDKQFIDDCVKMHNSVRSTVKDARDMLFMTWDEGLATTARAWSRKCDFQHNIYLKEPKRVHPSFSSVGENIWTGYPTSIFSVQSSLNLWVAEVKDYSNQSNTCMQSKICGHYTQVVWASSYKVGCAVNICPNGVARTNFSTIKAAIFVCNYAPAGNVAGRRPYKTGDACSDCEGETAECQGNLCRNPERDAQKSYSWTPDWDNLPVTGTTCMSILVIRPLALLFTFLSAYGAKQYYPDIFFYE; this is encoded by the exons ATGTGGCAGATAGTAGTACCTCGGCTGCTCTGTACTGGGCTTGTTCTTGG ATGTCTGGTGTCAGGACAGGATTCCCCGTCACTGCCAGACATCGAAGACAAACAATTCATCGATGACTGTGTGAAGATGCACAACTCTGTGCGATCTACGGTGAAAGATGCTAGAGACATGCTTTTTATG ACTTGGGATGAGGGACTGGCCACCACAGCCAGAGCATGGTCCAGAAAGTGTGATTTCCAACACAACATCTACCTGAAAGAGCCCAAGCgagtccatccctccttctcctctgttgGAGAGAACATCTGGACAGGATACCCCACCTCAATCTTCTCAGTACAAAGTTCTTTGAACCTGTGGGTTGCTGAGGTGAAAGACTACTCCAATCAAAGCAATACGTGTATGCAGAGTAAGATCTGTGGCCACTACACTCAG GTTGTATGGGCTAGCAGCTACAAGGTTGGCTGTGCAGTCAACATCTGTCCAAACGGAGTGGCTCGGACCAACTTTTCTACAATAAAGGCAGCTATATTTGTGTGCAACTATGCCCCTGC GGGCAACGTGGCTGGGAGGAGACCATACAAGACTGGAGATGCTTGTAGTGACTGTGAGGGTGAAACCGCCGAATGTCAGGGGAACCTGTGCC GCAACCCAGAAAGAGATGCACAAAAAA GCTACAGCTGGACTCCTGACTGGGACAACCTACCGGTAACTGGGACTACCTGCATGTCCATTCTGGTCATCCGACCACTAGCCCTGCTCTTCACCTTCCTCTCTGCATATGGTGCAAAGCAATACTACCCTGACATCTTCTTCTATGAATAG
- the krr1 gene encoding KRR1 small subunit processome component homolog, which translates to MATSTSEESMIDAQSGKKTKKSKNQVDELDLLTVPDGWKEPAFTKDDNPRGMLEESSFATLFPKYREAYLKECWPLVQKALGEAHIKATLDLIEGSITVTTTKKTFDPYSIVRARDLIKLLARSVPFEQAVRILEDEMACDIIKIGTLVRNRERFVKRRQRLIGPKGSTLKALELLTNCYVMVQGNTVSALGPFNGLKEVRKVVLDTMKNIHPIYNIKTLMIKRELAKDPELRTQSWERFLPNFRHKNLTKRKEPKKKTTKKEYTPFPPQQPESQIDKELATGEFFLRESVKKRKKMEEIKGKQAEALTKKQEERNKAFIPPKEKAVVKTTNKAPSDGKIDIEAIKAKVKKAKTKKLGAPPVNPTPPTNTSDKKKKKKKNKG; encoded by the exons TGGACGAATTGGACCTCCTCACTGTGCCAGACGGCTGGAAGGAGCCAGCGTTCACCAAAGATGACAATCCCAGAGGAATGCTGGAGGAGAGCAGCTTCGCCACACTTTTCCCCAAGTACAGAGAAGCATATCTCAAAGAGTGCTGGCCGCTGGTGCAGAAAGCTCTTGGAGAAGCG CACATCAAGGCCACCCTTGATTTGATTGAAGGCAGTATCACTGTCACCACCACCAAGAAGACCTTTGATCCCTATTCCATAGTGAGGGCACGGGACCTCATCAAGCTGCTGGCTAGAAGTGTTCCTTTCGAGCAG GCTGTGAGGATACTGGAGGATGAAATGGCATGTGATATTATAAAGATCGGGACGCTGGTACGAAACCGGGAGAGGTTTgtgaagaggaggcagagactAATAGGACCCAAGGGCTCGACTCTAAAG GCTTTAGAACTGCTGACCAACTGCTATGTGATGGTGCAGGGAAACACAGTGTCGGCCCTGGGGCCCTTTAATGGCctcaaggag GTACGTAAAGTGGTGTTGGACACCATGAAGAACATCCATCCCATCTATAACATCAAG ACGCTCATGATCAAGAGGGAGCTGGCTAAAGACCCAGAGCTCCGGACGCAGAGCTGGGAGCGCTTCCTGCCCAACTTCCGTCACAAGAACCTGACCAAGCGCAAGGAACCCAAAAAGAAGACCACAAAGAAGGAGTACACACCGTTCCCCCCACAGCAGCCTGAGAGCCAG ATTGACAAAGAACTGGCCACCGGTGAGTTCTTCCTCCGAGAGAGtgtgaagaagaggaagaagatggaggagatcaAG GGAAAACAAGCTGAAGCACTGACCAAGAAGCAAGAGGAGAGAAATAAGGCTTTCATTCCACCCAAGGAGAAAGCTGTTGTAAAGACGACCAACAAAG CTCCCTCAGATGGCAAGATCGATATTGAGGCAATCAAAGCTAAAGTTAAGAAAGCCAAGACAAAAAAACTGGGAGCTCCCCCGGTCAACCCAACCCCCCCGACCAACACCAGtgataagaagaagaagaaaaagaagaacaaAGGCTAG